The Mastomys coucha isolate ucsf_1 unplaced genomic scaffold, UCSF_Mcou_1 pScaffold11, whole genome shotgun sequence genome includes a window with the following:
- the LOC116081997 gene encoding olfactory receptor 8S1-like translates to MAWSNHSVVTEFVLTGLSDDPLIQALLFALFLGIYVLTMTGNLMMLLVITADSHLHTPMYFFLSNLSFLDLCFSSVTVPKLLKDLLSVKKTISVEGCLAQVFFVFITAGTEAFLLSMMAYDRYAAVCHPLLYGQMMSNELCLKLVLLSWGLASLSSIVIILLAVNLDFCEAYTIHHYTCELPSLFPLSCSDISINVDILVCSTLLHGLGTFLPIFFSYARIVSAVLSMKSTTGRSKAFNTCSSHLVAVVLFFGSGLVRYLMPTSGSSLDLLSSLQYSAVTPMLNPLIYSLKNQEVKAAVKRTLGKCLRYLE, encoded by the coding sequence ATGGCCTGGAGCAACCACAGCGTTGTCACGGAGTTCGTTCTCACCGGGCTCTCTGACGACCCCCTGATCCAGGCTCTCCTTTTCGCGCTGTTCCTGGGCATTTACGTCCTCACCATGACAGGGAACCTGATGATGCTGCTGGTGATCACGGCTGACTCCCACCTCCACACGCCCATGTACTTCTTCTTAAGCAACCTGTCCTTCCTGGATCTCTGCTTCTCATCCGTCACGGTACCGAAGCTGCTGAAGGACCTCCTGTCTGTGAAGAAAACCATCTCTGTGGAGGGCTGCCTGGCTCAGGTCTTCTTCGTGTTCATCACTGCGGGAACCGAAGCCTTTCTTCTTTCAATGATGGCTTATGACCGCTATGCGGCTGTGTGCCACCCGCTGCTCTATGGGCAGATGATGAGCAACGAACTCTGCCTGAAGCTGGTTCTGCTCTCGTGGGGCCTGGCCTCTCTCAGTTCAATCGTCATCATACTCCTGGCTGTGAACCTGGACTTCTGCGAGGCCTACACCATACACCACTACACGTGTGAGctgccctctctctttcctctgtcttgCTCAGATATTTCCATCAACGTCGACATCTTGGTCTGCTCCACCTTGCTGCATGGGCTGGGAACCTTTCTCCCAATCTTCTTTTCTTACGCCCGCATTGTATCCGCCGTGCTAAGCATGAAATCCACCACCGGGAGAAGCAAAGCATTTAACACCTGCTCTTCTCACCTCGTAGCCGTGGTCTTGTTTTTTGGGTCAGGCTTGGTTCGGTATCTTATGCCCACATCTGGTTCTTCTCTCGATTTGCTCTCTTCCTTGCAATACAGCGCAGTCACGCCCATGCTGAATCCCCTCATCTATAGTCTGAAGAACCAGGAGGTAAAGGCTGCTGTGAAACGGACATTAGGGAAGTGCCTGCGATACTTGGAGTGA